The Cryptococcus neoformans var. neoformans B-3501A chromosome 4, whole genome shotgun sequence genome has a window encoding:
- a CDS encoding hypothetical protein (Match to ESTs gb|CF194939.1|CF194939, gb|CF194843.1|CF194843, gb|CF194815.1|CF194815; HMMPfam hit to HSP9_HSP12, Heat shock protein 9 / 12, score: 78.8, E(): 1.4e-20), which yields MSDTGRQSLTDKATSSIKPDSEKSYVEQASDFVSGKLDSAASALQPQQEKSTTQKVGDAVSGDNRNRDVA from the exons ATGTCTGACACT GGCCGACAATCTCTTACCGACAAGGctacttcttccatcaagcCCGACTCTGAAAAGTCCTACGTTGAGCAGGCATCCGACTTTGTCTCTGGCAAACTTGACTC TGCTGCGTCTGCccttcaacctcaacaAGAGAAGTCCACTACTCAGAAGGTCGGAGATGCTGTTTCTGGGGACAACAGGAACAGGGATGTCGCCTAA
- a CDS encoding hypothetical protein (HMMPfam hit to APG9, Autophagy protein Apg9, score: 490.4, E(): 1.8e-144): MGKGEGYLDPTILSVASGSRNSGKGKERTRRKGGHKYHSLHVQDEEEEEPPESDALRTRGKVGLNAYEKALWKWVNVDDLDGFLQEVYDYYKGKGIYCIVLARVLNLLTTFFVIAFSTFLISCIDYSKLFSSISTAEAVGRLEDVLVAQCITKFVHFKLYILNKTNSSAYDYRGSFAHTLFLIILSAFFIFQVASFAMSVPRLLDMYRFYTHLLGVPDADIQTLPWPEIVRLIGDIRKHNPVTSLSNGQATALADMVGNDAKAPAKKLDAHDIANRILRQENYLIALFNKDLLDLRVRIPVPHVLTAFIPSSILISSADAPLPSLQSEPERKFLSFGANHLTKALEWNLRFCLLGYLFDRRGQVRKEFVREKRRKDLVQGLRRRFIFMGILNAIFAPFIILYLLIYSFFRYFEEYHKNPSSIGSRQYTPYAQWKFREFNELPHLFERRLDRSYEIAKEYVDQFPKERTALVMRFVAFIAGSFAAVLLVASLIDPDLFLHFEITPHRTVLFYLGVFGSILAISRGMVPQENMVFDPEASLNEVVRWTHYLPVEWRGQLHSQMVHQEFSKLFALKIMIFFSELLSVILTPFILFFSLPPCAAAIIDFFREFTVHVDGVGYVCSFAVFDFARYGNVDANQPETGLEGATGPDGGPAADGFAAGKPSRPTTRRTTSSSPSRLKHRDWRGNENKMEQSFLHFKATHPDWQPSDPSSSLFLDRLMGAGTRNRHGGGPVSAATGGISGSIYGGGGGGVGGRGLGVDGSVMAEMEEERLRAKRQSYERAWAKSSHLHRPDSSHSHPLRHPHSAASEIIEEEEGGEGDKGDDSIDGWSKRVKTDGETDDEEERERLWKDEGVIIIFFLTNNHITVVVMNVCRCIFRVAADEHKTAGRINKSQTRRLT; this comes from the exons ATGGGTAAAGGAGAAGGTTACCTTGATCCCACTATACTTTCAGTAGCCTCCGGAAGTAGGAATTCgggcaaaggaaaagaacgGACGAGGAGAAAGGGTGGTCACAAATACCATTCATTGCACGTTcaggacgaagaggaagaggaaccACCTGAAAGCGACGCATTGAGGACACGAGGGAAGGTAGGGCTGAACGCTTATGAGAAAGCTTTGTGGAAATGGGTCAACGTGGACGATCTTGATGGATTCCTACAAGAA GTGTATGATTACTACAAGGGTAAAGGCATCTATTGTATCGTATTAGCGCGAGTACTCAACTTACT CACAACTTTCTTCGTAATTGCATTCTCTACCTTTCTCATATCTTGCATCGACTACTCAAagctcttttcttcaatctcGACTGCCGAGGCTGTTGGGCGATTAGAAGACGTCCTCGTAGCCCAATGTATCACCAAGTTTGTCCATTTCAAACTGTACATACTGAACAAGACTAATTCTTCGGCTTATGATTATAGGGGGTCATTCGCTCATACCCTTTTCTTAATCATCCTCTCAGCATTCTTTATCTTTCAGGTCGCCAGTTTTGCCATGTCCGTCCCTCGACTATTGGATATGTATCGGTTCTACACGCACCTTTTAGGTGTCCCTGAT GCGGATATACAAACACTTCCATGGCCCGAGATTGTGCGACTGATAGGTGACATTAGAAAGCACAATCCTGTCACATCACTTTCCAACGGCCAGGCTACAGCACTTGCCGACATGGTTGGCAATGATGCTAAAGCACCTGCAAAGAAGCTTGATGCCCATGACATAGCAAA CCGGATACTGAGACAAGAAAACTATCTCATCGCACTATTCAACAAAGACCTCCTCGATCTTCGCGTCCGCATCCCGGTCCCTCACGTACTCACAGCTTTTATACCCTCTTCTATTCTTATATCGTCGGCTGATGCCCCTCTACCGTCACTCCAGTCCGAACCCGAGAGAAAGTTCCTAAGCTTTGGCGCAAATCACTTGACCAAAGCTCTTGAATGGAATTTGCGCTTTTGTCTATTGGGCTATTTGTTTGATAGAAGGGGGCAGGTTAGAAAAGAATTTGtaagagagaaaagaaggaaggatcTTGTGCAAGG attgagaaggaggtttATTTTCATGGGTATTCTCAACGCAATTTTTGCGCCGTTTATCATTCTTTATCTTCTCATATACTCATTTTTCCGCTACTTTGAG GAATATCACAAGAATCCATCTTCAATTGGAAGCCGACAGTATACGCCTTATGCGCAGTGGAAATTCCGAGAATTCAATGAGCTTCCCCATTTGTTTGAAAGACGACTTGACAGAAGCTACGAAATTGCCAAGGAATACGTTGATCAGTTCCCCAAAGAGCGTACTGCTCTCGTCATGCG GTTCGTCGCATTCATTGCAGGATCTTTTGCCGCCGTTCTTCTTGTCGCCTCTCTCATCGACCCGgaccttttccttcactTTGAAATCACCCCCCATCGGACGGTCCTCTTCTACCTAGGAGTCTTTGGGTCCATACTCGCCATCTCGCGAGGAATGGTGCCACAGGAGAACATGGTATTCGACCCCGAGGCGAGTTTGAACGAAGTTGTTAGATGGACGCATTATCTGCCTGTAGAATGGAGGGGCCAATTACATAGCCAAATG GTGCACCAAGAATTCAGCAAACTGTTCGCATTAAAGAtcatgatcttcttctccgagCTTCTTTCCGTAATCCTCACtcctttcatcctcttcttctccctcccgCCATGCGCTGCAGCCATCATCGACTTCTTCCGCGAATTCACTGTGCATGTCGATGGAGTAGGCTATGTCTGCTCTTTTGCGGTATTTGATTTCGCGCGATACGGAAACGTGGATGCCAACCAACCGGAAACCGGACTGGAGGGGGCTACAGGTCCCGATGGCGGTCCTGCTGCTGATGGGTTCGCCGCAGGAAAACCAAGTCGACCGACAACCCGACGGACCACTTCCTCCAGTCCTTCACGTTTAAAACACAGAGATTGGCGAGGCAACGAGAACAAGATGGAGCAGTCATTCTTGCATTTCAAGGCTACTCATCCGGATTGGCAGCCGTCTGATCCCAGCTCGTCACTCTTTCTAGATCGGCTGATGGGTGCTGGGACCCGTAACCGTCATGGAGGTGGGCCAGTGTCCGCAGCGACGGGAGGGATCTCTGGCTCGATTTacggcggaggaggaggaggggttggtggaagaggtttGGGGGTTGACGGATCCGTGAtggcggagatggaggaagagcgtTTACGAGCCAAGAGACAGTCTTATGAACGTGCATGGGCGAAATCCTCTCACTTGCATCGACCTGATAGTTCTCATTCCCATCCTTTGCGTCATCCCCATTCCGCCGCTTCAGAGataattgaagaagaagaagggggcgAAGGGGACAAGGGCGATGACTCGATAGATGGTTGGAGTAAGCGTGTGAAGACGGACGGAGAgacggatgatgaagaagagcgcGAGAGGTTGTggaaggatgaaggtgtg ATTATAATATTCTTTTTAACGAACAATCATATAACCGTTGTAGTTATGAATGTTTGTAGATGTATTTTTCGCGTCGCTGCAGATGAACACAAAACAGCGGGAAGGATAAACAAATCCCAAACTCGTCGACTTACATAA
- a CDS encoding hypothetical protein (HMMPfam hit to Pantoate_ligase, Pantoate-beta-alanine ligase, score: 240.1, E(): 3.8e-69): MLTTRTKLRTLTPARCYGQLSPSTITRVSAPIRARGLSTSHHHPPQHIPVIRTLAQLRRWRRAARERGLEVGVVPTMGALHEGHLNLVRTSLNRHPLTVMTVFVNPMQFAPHEDFGAYPRQLERDLSALNTLFPSSNSLPSALRGLGISENDAYRPTSASPSTSSSGGGEDGKLREAPESPLVVFAPTADVIYPLKGELQDLSAHRGVEVDVKGWGDLMEGASRPQFFKGVATVCTKLFNAVEPDHAYFGQKDIQQALLLKILVQDLLLSHPTPSNLHIVPTTRSPSGLALSSRNAYLSQPELVVAPILYQALQMGVEAFESHDPSSATLTAEDIIAQATSVILNEQIRIAKAAPEEGGGVDLELDYIELFDRTTFNPVRGDVTGRDMVLAGAVWVGRTRLIDNLLLGWKL, from the exons ATGCTTACCACCCGCACCAAACTCCGTACGCTGACCCCCGCCCGCTGCTATGGCCAATTATCCCCGTCAACAATCACAAGAGTGTCTGCGCCAATCCGCGCAAGGGGCCTCTCCACttctcaccaccacccGCCGCAACATATCCCTGTCATTCGCACATTGGCACAGTTGAGGCGATGGAGGCGCGCAGCTAGAGAAAGGGGTTTGGAAGTCGGGGTAGTCCCTACA ATGGGTGCGTTGCACGAAGGGCATCTCAATCTAG TACGGACTTCGTTGAATCGCCATCCTTTGACGGTCATGACTGTCTTTGTGAACCCTATGCAG TTTGCGCCTCACGAGGATTTCGGCGCGTACCCTCGTCAGCTAGAACGTGATCTCTCCGCTCTCAacaccctcttcccttcgTCCAACTCTTTACCATCCGCGCTTCGCGGGCTGGGCATATCTGAGAACGACGCTTACCGACCCACCTCTGCCTCTCCGTCtacttcatcttctggaGGAGGCGAAGATGGGAAACTGAGAGAAGCTCCCGAAAGCCCACTGGTAGTGTTTGCCCCTACCGCAGATGTGATTTACCCGCTAAAGGGAGAATTGCAAGATCTCAGTGCGCATAGGGgagtggaggtggatgtCAAGGGGTGGGGGGATTTGATGGAGGGAGCCTCAAGGC CCCAGTTTTTCAAAGGTGTGGCAACGGTTTGTACAAAACTGTTTAACGCTGTTGAA CCCGACCACGCGTACTTTGGCCAGAAAGATATACAACAAGCTCTTTTATTAAAGATTC TCGTCCAAGACCTACTTTTATCGCACCCCACCCCTTCCAACCTCCACATCGTACCCACCACACGATCTCCCTCTGGCCTCGCGCTCTCTTCCCGCAACGCCTATCTCTCCCAGCCTGAACTCGTTGTCGCTCCCATCCTTTACCAGGCTTTACAAATGGGTGTTGAAGCCTTTGAAAGCCATGATCCGTCCTCCGCAACCCTGACAGCGGAAGATATCATCGCGCAAGCTACTTCTGTCATTCTCAACGAACAAATAAGAATAGCAAAGGCCGCTCCCGAAGAAGGTGGCGGTGTAGATCTGGAACTGGATTATATTGAGCTGTTTGATAGGACTACATTCAATCCTGTCCGTGGGGATGTTACAGGCAGAGACATGGTGCTCGCCGGTGCTGTATGGGTGGGGAGGACCAGATTAATTGATAATTTGCTGTTAGGCTGGAAGCTCTAG
- a CDS encoding hypothetical protein (HMMPfam hit to MMR_HSR1, GTPase of unknown function, score: 348.9, E(): 6.8e-102) encodes MGKGKNHDRKANPGFGKVKSKSGTSTGEFTLKRVKGENFYRDAKSAARVKMLNGGKAVRDRDGKIVEAAAFQKGEKDAEPGRVKPDRRWFGNTRVISQSALDHFRTALKEQKTDPYSVLLKRNKLPMGLLQDDTKDGGRRPHIVETEPFGNTFGPKAQRKRPKLDIGSIEELGESSAAAAAETAAATAESQGSGTADLADIYHPTTSTAREPIYAKGTSRRIWGELYKVLDSSDVVIHVLDARDPLGTRCKPVVEYLRKEKAHKHLVYVLNKVDLVPTWVTARWVKHLSLSAPTIAFHASINNSFGKGSLIQLLRQFSVLHSDKKQISVGFIGYPNTGKSSIINTLKKKKVCTVAPIPGETKIWQYITLMRRIYLIDCPGIVPVSAKDSDTDTVLKGVVRVENLATPAEHIPALLERVRPEYLERTYGLERVEGGWHGEEGATVILTAIAKKSGKLLKGGEPDQEAAAKMVLNDWIRGKIPFFVAPPSKPEPGAASAHASSATATATTEADKKAEEAQEQQELAEEKETKEMLEEQERSLGKVLGIKRVKGVEQPISKIVTMTKFLGDDARRYVEEEEEASVDDEDREMAEEEEEESGEDQEEEELAWDDVFPEEAAGGDAADGEEVVEEEEEDEEDDGEDEDVPSAKQLGKRKAIDSDEEEQTATKAKRMTTSKQKASNFYTHANVKNRNRDRKVPKNPGKRSRGDDEPTGKKAKKRR; translated from the exons ATgggcaagggaaaaaaCCATGACCGCAAGGCGAACCCTGGCTTCGGCAAGGTCAAGTCCAAGTCCGGCACGTCCACCGGCGAGTTTACGCTCAAGCGTGTAAAAG GCGAGAACTTTTACCGCGATGCAAAGTCTGCTGCCCGTGTCAAGATGCTCAACGGCGGCAAGGCCGTGAGGGACCGCGACGGTAAGATTGTCGAGGCCGCCGCCTTCCAaaagggcgagaaggaCGCAGAGCCTGGGCGAGTCAAGCCCGACAGGCGATGGTTCG GCAACACGCGAGTCATCTCGCAGTCTGCGCTCGATCACTTTAGGACGGCGTTGAAGGAGCAGAAAACGGACCCTTACTCTGTCTTGCTCAAGAGAAACAAGCTGCCGATGGGTTTGCTGCAAGACGATACCAAGGACGGTGGCAGG CGGCCTCACATCGTCGAGACCGAGCCGTTCGGCAATACGTTTGGTCCCAAAGCTCAGCGAAAACGACCCAAGCTTGATATCGGTAGCATTGAAGAACTCGGCGAgtcttctgctgctgccgctgccgagaccgccgccgccactGCCGAATCCC AGGGGAGCGGTACCGCCGATTTGGCAGACATCTATCACCCCACCACTTCTACCGCCCGTGAGCCCATCTACGCCAAGGGTACATCCCGGCGTATTTGGGGTGAGCTCTACAAAGTTCTCGATTCATCCGATGTCGTCATCCACGTTTTGGATGCAAGAGATCCATTGGGTACGAGGTGTAAGCCCGTCGTCGAGTACTTgcgaaaggaaaaggcacACAAACATCTTGTGTATGTGCTCAACAAGGTTGATCTCGTTCCCACCTGGGTTACC GCTCGATGGGTGAAACACCTTTCGCTTTCCGCACCGACAATCGCCTTCCATGCCTCTATCAACAATTCATTTGGTAAAGGATCCCTCATCCAGCTCCTCCGTCAGTTCTCTGTCCTCCACTCTGACAAGAAACAAATCTCTGTCGGCTTTATTGGCTACCCCAACACTGGTAAATCCAGTATAATCAACACgctcaaaaagaaaaaagtcTGCACTGTCGCTCCCATCCCTGGGGAAACCAAGATCTGGCAGTATATCACCCTCATGCGCCGTATCTACCTCATTGACTGTCCCGGTATCGTGCCCGTCTCTGCCAAGGACTCGGACACGGACACGGTTCTCAAGGGTGTCGTCCGTGTGGAAAACCTGGCCACCCCGGCGGAACACATCCCCGCGCTCCTCGAGCGCGTCAGGCCCGAGTACCTCGAGCGGACGTACGGTCTCGAGCGCGTCGAGGGCGGATGGCACGGCGAAGAGGGCGCGACCGTCATCCTTACCGCCAttgcgaagaagagcggtAAACTTCTCAAGGGGGGTGAGCCTGATCAGGAAGCGGCTGCCAAGATGGTGTTGAATGATTGGATAAGGGGCAAGATTCCATTCTTTGtcgctcctccttccaagCCTGAGCCCGGTGCGGCATCTGCACATGCTTCTTCGGCGACAGCGACGGCGACGACCGAGGCTGATAAAAAGGCCGAGGAGGCACAAGAGCAACAGGAATTggcagaggaaaaggaaacgAAAGAGATGCTTGAAGAGCAGGAACGATCGTTGGGCAAGGTGTTGGGGATCAAGCGCGTGAAGGGCGTAGAGCAGCCGATCAGTAAGATTGTCACCATGACCAAGTTCCTTGGCGATGATGCGAGGAGGTATgtagaggaggaggaagaggcaagtgtcgatgatgaggacaGGGAGATggccgaggaggaggaggaggagagtggtGAAGaccaggaagaggaggagttggCCTGGGATGATGTTTTCCCTGAAGAGGCTGCTGGAGGGGATGCGGCCGATGGTGAAGAGGTAgtagaggaggaggaggaggatgaggaggatgatggagaggacgaagatgtACCCTCAGCCAAGCAACTTGGCAAGAGAAAAG CTATCGATtctgacgaagaagagcaaacAGCGACCAAGGCGAAGCGTATGACCACCAGCAAACAAAAAGCCAGTAATTTCTATACCCACGCT AATGTCAAGAACAGAAATAGGGATAGAAAGGTGCCCAAAAACCCTGGAAAGCGATCAAGAGGCGATGACGAACCGACAGGGaaaaaggcgaagaagagacgatAG